Proteins encoded together in one Candidatus Polarisedimenticolia bacterium window:
- a CDS encoding DUF2339 domain-containing protein — protein MIGPLVFLAILCMAGGPILALLALARIKRLTEENNRREDFAERLDAVEERLAALARRTATLEASPAGAPSSERARPSPAPERPAPAQAAPPRPEKPAPPPPPVATAPPGPGIEEEAAGVESPLFTPPRPPGRTRAPIDWERWIGIRGAAVAGAVALGLAGLLFFKYSIEQGLITPTMRVVFGTLTGLGCLVGSEWLRGRGYRQTAEGISGAGVVILYAAFWAAHVLYHLIGMPLVFGLMVLVTAACCLLAVRHASLIVAVLGLVGGFATPLLLASGSDRPIGLFGYVLLLDLGLLAVGHRRRWPSLGILSLLGTVLLQGLWIVTRMGPERLILGLGILAIFAVLFVLGGRFAGRGERRGAWMWSQAGAILFPFAFAVYFAARLGLGPHLYPIAILLALLGAGACWVARDQGVPALATGAATSCVTVVAVWLLQRTLVLPLAWETVAATAGLAAIFHVFVELDPEPHGNEGPVPAALVAAGGFFILLLFASTAPTVPLVPWLAGWAAIAALMYRHAAFPRRAGLQVVAAFGLGLGLSIAHLLHHDSPLFPAPGSFLALLAGASVALQAVALLRRQPEVRAFAEHAAATLPAVLLVLLAAAPLTRSLGPLAALGGALVLGILVLTAATRLGSGAWCATGVGATLLVHAGWTFAGRGPEAPAPEPLTALLAQAAAVVLFTAWPLVAVRRLSGDRLAWYAAALAGPLWFPSLRRFFVAAFGDAFIGVLPIALGALSLIAADRARRSWPAADPIRRSALVWFSAVALCFVALAIPLQLEKQWITIGWALDGLAVLALWKRLDHPGLKYLGLGLLGATTARLVANPALLSYYPRSGIRIVNWLMYTYLVPAAALLGGAALLRPLEPARARPWETDLYRKGHAVGAIGSALAAIVVIFVWINLTIADWFATGPSLSLRFGDQPAQRLTVSIVWGIYALILLGFGMARDSLGLRWISLGFLLVTIGKVFLYDLGALQDLYRVASLAGLAVSLILVSLLYQRFVFRKAPQERT, from the coding sequence TTGATCGGCCCCCTGGTCTTCCTCGCCATCCTCTGCATGGCGGGGGGCCCCATTCTCGCGCTGCTCGCCCTGGCGCGGATCAAACGGCTCACGGAGGAGAACAACCGCAGGGAAGACTTCGCGGAGCGACTGGACGCGGTCGAGGAGCGGCTCGCGGCGCTCGCCCGGCGCACGGCGACGCTCGAGGCTTCGCCTGCGGGAGCACCGTCCTCGGAGAGAGCGCGCCCCTCTCCCGCACCCGAGCGACCCGCGCCGGCGCAGGCCGCGCCACCGCGGCCGGAGAAGCCGGCCCCGCCGCCACCGCCTGTCGCCACCGCTCCGCCCGGCCCGGGCATCGAGGAGGAGGCGGCCGGGGTCGAATCGCCACTCTTCACTCCCCCGCGGCCGCCCGGCCGCACCAGGGCGCCGATCGACTGGGAGCGCTGGATCGGCATACGCGGCGCGGCGGTCGCCGGCGCCGTCGCGCTCGGCCTCGCCGGCCTGCTCTTCTTCAAGTACTCCATCGAGCAGGGGCTGATCACTCCGACGATGCGGGTGGTGTTCGGGACGCTCACGGGCCTGGGATGCCTGGTCGGCTCGGAGTGGCTGCGGGGCCGCGGATACCGGCAGACGGCCGAGGGAATCTCCGGCGCGGGGGTCGTGATCCTCTACGCGGCGTTCTGGGCCGCCCACGTTCTCTATCATCTCATCGGCATGCCGCTGGTGTTCGGCCTGATGGTGCTGGTCACCGCCGCGTGCTGCCTGCTCGCCGTGCGGCACGCCTCGCTCATCGTGGCGGTCCTCGGCCTGGTCGGCGGCTTCGCCACGCCCCTTCTGCTGGCGAGCGGCTCGGATCGTCCGATCGGCCTGTTCGGATACGTCCTGCTCCTGGACCTCGGCCTGCTCGCCGTCGGCCACAGGCGTCGCTGGCCTTCGCTCGGCATTCTCAGCCTGCTGGGAACCGTGCTCCTGCAGGGTCTCTGGATCGTCACCCGCATGGGACCCGAACGGCTGATCCTGGGTCTCGGCATCCTGGCGATCTTCGCGGTGCTGTTCGTCCTCGGCGGACGGTTCGCCGGCCGCGGCGAGCGCCGGGGCGCATGGATGTGGAGCCAGGCCGGCGCCATCCTCTTTCCCTTCGCCTTCGCCGTCTATTTCGCCGCCCGCCTCGGGCTGGGGCCCCACCTGTATCCGATCGCCATCCTGCTGGCGCTTCTGGGCGCGGGCGCCTGCTGGGTCGCCCGCGATCAGGGCGTGCCGGCCCTGGCCACGGGGGCGGCCACCTCGTGCGTCACCGTCGTCGCCGTGTGGCTGCTGCAGCGCACGCTGGTCCTCCCGCTGGCCTGGGAGACCGTCGCCGCGACCGCCGGCCTGGCCGCGATCTTCCATGTCTTCGTCGAGCTGGATCCCGAGCCGCATGGCAACGAGGGGCCCGTGCCGGCGGCGCTCGTGGCGGCGGGCGGGTTCTTCATCCTCCTGCTGTTCGCGTCCACCGCTCCCACCGTGCCGCTCGTCCCCTGGCTCGCAGGCTGGGCGGCGATCGCCGCACTGATGTATCGCCATGCCGCCTTTCCGCGCCGGGCGGGGCTTCAGGTCGTGGCCGCCTTCGGGCTCGGGCTCGGCCTCTCCATCGCCCACCTCCTGCACCATGACAGCCCTCTCTTCCCGGCACCCGGGAGCTTCCTGGCGCTACTGGCCGGAGCGTCCGTCGCCCTGCAGGCGGTCGCGCTCCTGCGGCGGCAGCCCGAGGTCCGCGCCTTCGCCGAGCATGCCGCGGCCACGCTTCCGGCGGTGCTCCTGGTCCTTCTCGCGGCGGCGCCGCTCACCCGGTCCCTGGGGCCTCTCGCGGCCCTCGGCGGCGCGCTCGTCCTCGGCATCCTGGTGCTGACGGCGGCGACCCGGCTGGGGAGCGGGGCCTGGTGCGCCACGGGCGTCGGCGCGACCCTCCTGGTGCACGCCGGCTGGACCTTCGCGGGCCGGGGCCCGGAGGCCCCCGCACCCGAGCCTTTGACGGCCCTTCTGGCGCAGGCGGCCGCGGTCGTTCTCTTCACGGCCTGGCCCCTCGTGGCCGTCAGGCGGCTCTCGGGCGACCGGCTCGCCTGGTATGCCGCGGCCCTCGCGGGCCCGCTGTGGTTTCCGTCCCTGCGACGGTTCTTCGTGGCGGCCTTCGGCGACGCCTTCATCGGCGTGCTGCCGATCGCCCTGGGCGCCCTGTCCCTGATCGCCGCGGACCGGGCCCGCCGCTCCTGGCCCGCCGCGGATCCGATACGGCGCAGCGCCCTGGTATGGTTCTCGGCGGTCGCGCTCTGCTTCGTCGCGCTCGCCATCCCGCTGCAGCTCGAGAAGCAGTGGATCACGATCGGCTGGGCGCTGGACGGCCTGGCGGTCCTCGCCCTCTGGAAGCGGCTGGACCACCCCGGCCTGAAGTACCTCGGGCTGGGGCTCCTGGGCGCCACGACCGCGCGGCTCGTCGCCAACCCGGCCCTGCTGTCGTACTACCCGCGCTCGGGGATCCGGATCGTGAACTGGCTCATGTACACCTACCTCGTGCCGGCCGCCGCCCTGCTCGGGGGGGCGGCGCTTCTCAGGCCGCTCGAGCCGGCGCGCGCCCGCCCCTGGGAGACCGATCTCTACCGCAAGGGCCACGCCGTCGGAGCCATCGGGTCGGCCCTGGCCGCCATCGTCGTGATCTTCGTCTGGATCAATCTCACCATCGCCGACTGGTTCGCCACCGGGCCGTCCCTGAGCCTGCGCTTCGGCGACCAGCCGGCGCAGCGGCTCACCGTGTCGATCGTCTGGGGGATCTACGCGCTCATCCTGCTTGGATTCGGCATGGCGCGCGACTCGCTCGGCCTGCGCTGGATCAGCCTGGGCTTTCTCCTGGTGACGATCGGGAAGGTTTTTCTTTACGACCTCGGAGCGCTCCAGGACCTGTACCGCGTGGCGTCGCTCGCCGGCCTCGCCGTCTCGCTGATCCTCGTGTCCCTCCTGTACCAGCGTTTCGTGTTCCGCAAGGCCCCGCAGGAGAGGACGTGA